A stretch of DNA from Pseudonocardia hierapolitana:
TGCGCTCACGGTGTGGACCAGCGGCTCGGCCGGCCTTGCGGTCGCGAGCCGGTTGTTCGGCCTGCCGGAGTCCCCGGCCTCCTACACCGGGGCGTATGCCCTGATCACAGCCATTGCGGTAGCGGTGGCCATCTGGGGATACCGATGGTTGGTGCGCTCCACCGCGATCCTCGCAGTCAGCGGTGGGATCCTGCTGATCCTGATGCCGGTCGCCTTCGCCGCCGACATCGAGTGGGACTACGCCGGCGGGGAGTACCTGCTGGGTACGTTCTGGCCGACATGGCTGTCGGTCGCGGCGACCGTCGGGGTTGCCGGGGCATTGGTCGTGTGCACCATTCTCGGGGACTGGTCACGGTACATCCGGTCGGATCGGTATCCGGCGCGGAAACTGGTGCCCGTCGCCTCCGCCGGAATATTCGTGGGCTTCGTGGTTCCTGCGACGGTCGGGGCGGTCGTATCCACTGCGTTCACCGACCCCTTCGCTCCTTTCACGGTCAGCCTGGCCGGGGAGTCCCCGTCGTGGTACACGGTCGTACTGCTGCCGCTCGCCGTCCTGGGCGGCGTGGGGCTCACGGCCTCGTCGCTCTACAGCGCCGGGCTCGACCTGGACGCGGTGGTGGTCCGGCTCACGCGACCCCGCGCCACAGTGATCATCGGGGTTGTCGCGGTCGCCTTGGTGTATGTCGGGCTGCTCGCGCCGAACGTCCAGGAGTCGATCTCCGCGGCCCTGCTGGTCCTCGCCGAGCTCAGCGCGCCATGGGCGGTGATCGTGGGGATCTGGTTCGTGCAGGCCCGCGGTCGGTTCCACGCCGACGACCTCCAGGTGTTCAACCGCGGTCAGACCGGAGGCCGGTACTGGTACACCGGTGGTTGGCGGATCCCGGCTGTGCTGGCGTGGGCTGCCGGTGCCATCGCCGGCCTGCTGACGATCCAGACGCCGCTGTTCGGCGGCCCGCTCGCGGACATCGCGAACGGGGTCGACGTCAGTCTTCTCGCCGCCTCCGCGGTGGCTGCACTGGTCTACGTCCTGCTCACGGTCAGGGCAGCGCCGCCGGCGGAGGACGGAGATCGCGGCTCACGGCCACAGGGCTAGGGTTCGGGCGTGGCGGTTGATGGGGACGGGGCGGTGGGCAGCCATGGCTGACGGCACGAACGGTCACGGGCAGGTGCAGCGCGACATCGACACCACGACTCCGCATTCGGCTCGCATCTGGAACTACTGGCTCGGCGGCAAGGACAATTACGAAGCCGATCGAGAGGCGGGGGACGAGTTCCTCGCGATCTACCCGGGGCAGCGTGACAAGGCGCGCGCGTGCCGGCACTTCCTGCTCCGGACGGTCCGCTACCTGGTGATCGAGCAGAAAGTGCGTCAGTTCCTCGACATCGGCACCGGTCTGCCGACCGCCAACAACACTCACGAAGTGGCCCAGCGGGATGCCCCGGAATCACGGATCGTCTACGTCGACAACGACCCGCTCG
This window harbors:
- a CDS encoding purine-cytosine permease family protein; translated protein: MPEDARGPSPDVRRAGTERGGIDRRGIERRGIDRIPVEERTSTPGTFFVIFVGTSVGLGAVAFGWVGITFGLGLWSTISAIAIGTAVGQILLVPLILIGSRTATNNATASGATFGVRGRFIGSAIGLGTCLVSVALTVWTSGSAGLAVASRLFGLPESPASYTGAYALITAIAVAVAIWGYRWLVRSTAILAVSGGILLILMPVAFAADIEWDYAGGEYLLGTFWPTWLSVAATVGVAGALVVCTILGDWSRYIRSDRYPARKLVPVASAGIFVGFVVPATVGAVVSTAFTDPFAPFTVSLAGESPSWYTVVLLPLAVLGGVGLTASSLYSAGLDLDAVVVRLTRPRATVIIGVVAVALVYVGLLAPNVQESISAALLVLAELSAPWAVIVGIWFVQARGRFHADDLQVFNRGQTGGRYWYTGGWRIPAVLAWAAGAIAGLLTIQTPLFGGPLADIANGVDVSLLAASAVAALVYVLLTVRAAPPAEDGDRGSRPQG